The Chaetodon auriga isolate fChaAug3 chromosome 3, fChaAug3.hap1, whole genome shotgun sequence genome has a window encoding:
- the nipa1 gene encoding magnesium transporter NIPA1 isoform X1 — protein MATVSEPSNVSLPVAGVVIAVISSFINGSTFVLQKKGILRSRDRGGSYLTDVVWWSGTLSMVVGQIGNFLAYNVAPAVIVTPLGALGVLFGAVLASRILREHLNILGKLGCVLCCCGSVVLIIHAPKAEAVTSRLELEERLLDPGFVLYSLLVALLLVILIVWVAPAHGTSNIMVYVSICSLLGSFTVPSSKGLGLVAQDVFGGGPSSGGALALFLGLLGTLAVSILIQFFFINKALQCFSSNVFEAIYYVTFTSTVILASALLFKEWTALTLTDSLAMLCGLATVCVGVVLLRISQEALLTWKKKTD, from the exons ATGGCCACTGTCTCCGAACCAAGTAACGTTTCGTTGCCCGTAGCTGGAGTAGTGATAGCAGTGATATCAAGTTTCATCAATGGGTCGACATTTGTGCTTCAAAAAAAGGGAATATTACGCTCCCGCGACAGAG GAGGCTCGTACCTCACAGACGTGGTGTGGTGGAGTGGCACATTGTCCA TGGTTGTTGGTCAAATTGGGAATTTCCTAGCATATAATGTGGCCCCTGCTGTGATAGTGACACCACTGGGGGCCCTGGGAGTGTTATTTGG GGCTGTGCTGGCTTCTCGGATCTTGAGGGAGCATTTAAATATCCTGGGAAAGCTTGGATGTGTATTATGTTGCTGCGGCTCCGTCGTGCTGATCATTCATGCCCCTAAAGCAGAGGCTGTGACGTCAAGACTGGAGTTAGAGGAGAGGCTACTGGACCCAG GCTTTGTACTGTATTCCCTCTTGGTCGCCCTGCTGCTGGTCATACTAATTGTGTGGGTTGCTCCAGCTCACGGCACATCAAACATCATGGTGTACGTCTCCATATGCTCCCTCCTTGGAAGCTTCACCGTTCCGAGCAGCAAAGGACTCGGCCTGGTTGCACAAGACGTCTTTGGAGGAGGGCCCTCGAGCGGAGGAGCTCTGGCTCTCTTCCTGGGCTTGCTGGGGACGCTGGCTGTCAGCATCCTGATACAGTTCTTCTTCATCAACAAGGCCTTGCAGTGTTTCAGCTCCAACGTGTTTGAAGCCATTTACTATGTGACCTTCACGTCCACCGTCATTCTCGCTTCTGCTCTTCTCTTCAAGGAGTGGACTGCGCTGACTTTAACCGACAGCCTCGCCATGCTTTGCGGCCTGGCGACAGTGTGTGTCGGGGTCGTTTTACTCCGCATTTCCCAGGAGGCTTTGCTTACttggaagaagaagacagactgA
- the nipa2 gene encoding magnesium transporter NIPA2 isoform X1: MTDFPPTSSYGLPGCNITCGDGVWAGQNCTFGQHLHCLVVNVTDQTNTSSLSMGQDRGKYDFYIGLGLAISSSIFIGGSFILKKKGLLRLARKGSMRAGQGGHAYLKEWLWWAGLLSMGAGEAANFAAYAFAPATLVTPLGALSVLVSAVLSSYFLTERLNLHGKLGCLLSILGSTTMVIHAPQEEEISSLEHMTRKLVDPGFFLFATLVIIVALIFIFVVGPRHGQTNILVYITICSVIGALSVSCVKGLGIAIKEAIAGKNVVKDPLAWILLLGLVACVSTQINYLNKALDIFNTSLVTPIYYVFFTTSVLTCSAILFKEWGHMGTDDVIGTLSGFLTIIVGIFLLHAFKDVSVSWASLAVSMRKEERAFPAANGMGSHSTYELLHNESNEDVEDREMGLPFDSVSRRNGAMTCSSDH; encoded by the exons ATGACGGATTTTCCCCCCACATCCAGCTATGGTTTGCCAGGTTGTAACATCACCTGTGGAGACG GTGTGTGGGCTGGCCAGAACTGCACCTTTGGTCAGCATCTGCATTGTTTGGTGGTAAATGTGACAGACCAAACCAACACATCCAGCCTCAGTATGGGTCAGGACAGAGGGAAGTATGATTTTTACATCGGTCTGGGACTGGCCATCAGCTCCAGCATCTTCATCGGAGGCAGTTTTATCCTCAAGAAGAAAGGGCTTTTGCGGCTGGCGAGGAAGGGGTCGATGCGAGCAG GTCAGGGTGGGCATGCATATCTGAAAGAATGGCTCTGGTGGGCTGGTTTACTATCAA TGGGAGCTGGTGAAGCAGCCAACTTTGCAGCATACGCCTTCGCTCCTGCCACTCTGGTCACCCCCCTGGGCGCCCTCAGTGTGCTCGTCAG TGCGGTGCTGTCGTCGTACTTCCTGACAGAGCGGTTAAACCTGCACGGGAAGCTCGGCTGCCTGCTCAGCATCCTGGGCTCCACCACCATGGTAATCCACGCTCCGCAAGAGGAAGAGATCAGCAGCCTCGAGCACATGACCAGGAAGCTGGTTGATCCAG GGTTTTTCTTGTTTGCCACTCTTGTCATCATCGTGgccctcatcttcatctttgttGTGGGCCCCCGCCACGGTCAGACCAATATCCTCGTCTACATCACCATCTGCTCGGTGATCGGGGCTCTGTCGGTGTCCTGCGTCAAAGGGCTGGGTATCGCCATCAAGGAAGCAATCGCCGGGAAAAACGTTGTGAAAGACCCGCTGGCATGGATCTTGCTTTTGGGCCTGGTGGCCTGTGTGAGCACGCAGATCAACTACTTGAACAAGGCGCTGGACATATTCAACACCTCCCTGGTGACTCCCATCTACTACGTGTTCTTCACCACGTCCGTGCTCACCTGTTCGGCCATCCTCTTCAAGGAGTGGGGGCACATGGGCACGGACGACGTGATCGGCACCCTGAGCGGCTTCCTCACCATCATCGTGGGCATCTTCCTGCTCCACGCCTTCAAAGACGTCAGCGTCAGCTGGGCTTCGCTCGCCGTGTCCATGAGGAAGGAGGAACGAGCCTTTCCCGCGGCCAACGGCATGGGGTCCCACAGCACCTACGAACTGCTGCATAACGAGTCCAACGAGGACGTGGAGGACAGGGAAATGGGCTTGCCTTTTGACAGCGTCTCTAGAAGAAACGGGGCGATGACTTGCTCGTCGGATCATTAA
- the nipa2 gene encoding magnesium transporter NIPA2 isoform X2: MGQDRGKYDFYIGLGLAISSSIFIGGSFILKKKGLLRLARKGSMRAGQGGHAYLKEWLWWAGLLSMGAGEAANFAAYAFAPATLVTPLGALSVLVSAVLSSYFLTERLNLHGKLGCLLSILGSTTMVIHAPQEEEISSLEHMTRKLVDPGFFLFATLVIIVALIFIFVVGPRHGQTNILVYITICSVIGALSVSCVKGLGIAIKEAIAGKNVVKDPLAWILLLGLVACVSTQINYLNKALDIFNTSLVTPIYYVFFTTSVLTCSAILFKEWGHMGTDDVIGTLSGFLTIIVGIFLLHAFKDVSVSWASLAVSMRKEERAFPAANGMGSHSTYELLHNESNEDVEDREMGLPFDSVSRRNGAMTCSSDH; encoded by the exons ATGGGTCAGGACAGAGGGAAGTATGATTTTTACATCGGTCTGGGACTGGCCATCAGCTCCAGCATCTTCATCGGAGGCAGTTTTATCCTCAAGAAGAAAGGGCTTTTGCGGCTGGCGAGGAAGGGGTCGATGCGAGCAG GTCAGGGTGGGCATGCATATCTGAAAGAATGGCTCTGGTGGGCTGGTTTACTATCAA TGGGAGCTGGTGAAGCAGCCAACTTTGCAGCATACGCCTTCGCTCCTGCCACTCTGGTCACCCCCCTGGGCGCCCTCAGTGTGCTCGTCAG TGCGGTGCTGTCGTCGTACTTCCTGACAGAGCGGTTAAACCTGCACGGGAAGCTCGGCTGCCTGCTCAGCATCCTGGGCTCCACCACCATGGTAATCCACGCTCCGCAAGAGGAAGAGATCAGCAGCCTCGAGCACATGACCAGGAAGCTGGTTGATCCAG GGTTTTTCTTGTTTGCCACTCTTGTCATCATCGTGgccctcatcttcatctttgttGTGGGCCCCCGCCACGGTCAGACCAATATCCTCGTCTACATCACCATCTGCTCGGTGATCGGGGCTCTGTCGGTGTCCTGCGTCAAAGGGCTGGGTATCGCCATCAAGGAAGCAATCGCCGGGAAAAACGTTGTGAAAGACCCGCTGGCATGGATCTTGCTTTTGGGCCTGGTGGCCTGTGTGAGCACGCAGATCAACTACTTGAACAAGGCGCTGGACATATTCAACACCTCCCTGGTGACTCCCATCTACTACGTGTTCTTCACCACGTCCGTGCTCACCTGTTCGGCCATCCTCTTCAAGGAGTGGGGGCACATGGGCACGGACGACGTGATCGGCACCCTGAGCGGCTTCCTCACCATCATCGTGGGCATCTTCCTGCTCCACGCCTTCAAAGACGTCAGCGTCAGCTGGGCTTCGCTCGCCGTGTCCATGAGGAAGGAGGAACGAGCCTTTCCCGCGGCCAACGGCATGGGGTCCCACAGCACCTACGAACTGCTGCATAACGAGTCCAACGAGGACGTGGAGGACAGGGAAATGGGCTTGCCTTTTGACAGCGTCTCTAGAAGAAACGGGGCGATGACTTGCTCGTCGGATCATTAA
- the fndc9 gene encoding fibronectin type III domain-containing protein 9, with product MGIVVYNISTTSARVSWPSSPGCLDTFYSVMYDPNWNSLLMGYKRKSFMHEERIPVSQTSTHLANLLPQTAYFLCVTCQAANPVRDQCQVFSTLSDNSEGHDRAGWELAMGVWLTCCILLLVIAGILLWGCLHTICSIPSQAADGCHVATNSTRQDRSGSYTPRRTSEDSAKHAAIIQRPLLSGQTTSHIITQDHELRTLAKLSGTEPV from the coding sequence ATGGGGATTGTGGTCTACAACATCTCCACCACCTCAGCCAGGGTGAGCTGGCCGTCGTCCCCCGGCTGCCTGGACACCTTCTACAGCGTCATGTACGACCCGAACTGGAACAGCCTCCTGATGGGCTACAAGCGCAAGAGCTTCATGCACGAGGAACGAATCCCCGTCAGTCAGACCAGCACGCACCTGGCCAACCTCCTTCCTCAGACCGCCTACTTCTTGTGTGTGACGTGCCAGGCAGCCAATCCGGTGCGGGACCAGTGCCAGGTGTTCAGCACTCTGAGCGATAACAGCGAAGGTCACGACAGAGCGGGCTGGGAGCTCGCCATGGGCGTCTGGCTGACCTGCTGCATCTTGCTCCTGGTCATCGCTGGCATCCTGTTGTGGGGATGTCTCCACACCATCTGCTCCATCCCCAGTCAGGCCGCAGACGGCTGCCATGTGGCGACCAACTCCACCCGCCAAGACAGGTCTGGATCCTACACTCCCAGAAGAACCAGCGAGGACAGCGCCAAACATGCCGCCATCATACAACGCCCCCTCCTCTCAGGGCAGACCACCAGCCACATAATTACCCAGGACCACGAGCTGAGGACACTGGCTAAGCTGTCTGGCACCGAGCCAGTTTGA
- the nipa1 gene encoding magnesium transporter NIPA1 isoform X2, with the protein MHRPGEFSNTTGGSYLTDVVWWSGTLSMVVGQIGNFLAYNVAPAVIVTPLGALGVLFGAVLASRILREHLNILGKLGCVLCCCGSVVLIIHAPKAEAVTSRLELEERLLDPGFVLYSLLVALLLVILIVWVAPAHGTSNIMVYVSICSLLGSFTVPSSKGLGLVAQDVFGGGPSSGGALALFLGLLGTLAVSILIQFFFINKALQCFSSNVFEAIYYVTFTSTVILASALLFKEWTALTLTDSLAMLCGLATVCVGVVLLRISQEALLTWKKKTD; encoded by the exons ATGCACCGTCCCGGCGAGTTCAGCAACACGACGG GAGGCTCGTACCTCACAGACGTGGTGTGGTGGAGTGGCACATTGTCCA TGGTTGTTGGTCAAATTGGGAATTTCCTAGCATATAATGTGGCCCCTGCTGTGATAGTGACACCACTGGGGGCCCTGGGAGTGTTATTTGG GGCTGTGCTGGCTTCTCGGATCTTGAGGGAGCATTTAAATATCCTGGGAAAGCTTGGATGTGTATTATGTTGCTGCGGCTCCGTCGTGCTGATCATTCATGCCCCTAAAGCAGAGGCTGTGACGTCAAGACTGGAGTTAGAGGAGAGGCTACTGGACCCAG GCTTTGTACTGTATTCCCTCTTGGTCGCCCTGCTGCTGGTCATACTAATTGTGTGGGTTGCTCCAGCTCACGGCACATCAAACATCATGGTGTACGTCTCCATATGCTCCCTCCTTGGAAGCTTCACCGTTCCGAGCAGCAAAGGACTCGGCCTGGTTGCACAAGACGTCTTTGGAGGAGGGCCCTCGAGCGGAGGAGCTCTGGCTCTCTTCCTGGGCTTGCTGGGGACGCTGGCTGTCAGCATCCTGATACAGTTCTTCTTCATCAACAAGGCCTTGCAGTGTTTCAGCTCCAACGTGTTTGAAGCCATTTACTATGTGACCTTCACGTCCACCGTCATTCTCGCTTCTGCTCTTCTCTTCAAGGAGTGGACTGCGCTGACTTTAACCGACAGCCTCGCCATGCTTTGCGGCCTGGCGACAGTGTGTGTCGGGGTCGTTTTACTCCGCATTTCCCAGGAGGCTTTGCTTACttggaagaagaagacagactgA